The Xanthocytophaga agilis genome has a window encoding:
- a CDS encoding family 78 glycoside hydrolase catalytic domain, with the protein MNKNIAFIVTLLYSCALFAQEISPLPKNEIHFKASWIAPPKVSLTTYGVYHFRKRLELASKPEAFAIRISADNRYLLYINGVSVLSGPQRSDLTHWRYDTLDIASYLHKGSNSIAIQVWNQGEGMAWAQLSLQTGLWVEGIGAASIINTDTTWKVIKNQAYSPLISTLHITGPFDQITAEKYPWGWQDPDYADDTWMYAIETEKAISEKAIPVHHANASERQLLPRNIPFMEEKQQTFAHIRRAEGIAVDDRFLRGDHPLYLSSQQKGTLLIDQGVLTTAYPQLVVSGGKGCTITVTYSEALYADTNGGKGNRNKTEGKHSKGDKDVFILDGGDKRLFCPLYYRTFRYVELKIENAQFPLTIHTYNSRFTAYPFIEKARFASSDTNLHAIWEVGWRTSRLCAFETYMDCPYYEQMQYIGDTRIQALISLYVSGDDRLMKNALEQFDQSRIPEGLTQSRYPSGKKQIIPPFSLFWIAMLHDYWMLGSDPDFVKRFLPAVNEIIQWHSKYVNQQHILTQMPYWNFVDWPKEWPWKGDENISGIPAGALEGNSAILTLQYVYALQKARDLYYAFSKVEEAKRLEQLEEKIRITTYKTCWDQTKGMMADTPEKAAFSQHVNALAVLTGTIPQKDEKKVLLQIEKDTSIIQCTLYYRFYLIQAFKKAGLGNEYLRLLTPWYHMIDLGLTTFAERPEPTRSDCHGWSASPTYDLLATVCGIEPQQPGFKRVQIAPNFGNLQWIQASIPHPAGKIALHLEKKGKTIKGQITLPQGIEGVLIWHSKTMILKGGTQKIQLNGD; encoded by the coding sequence ATGAATAAAAATATAGCATTTATAGTAACCCTGTTATATAGTTGTGCTCTCTTTGCACAGGAAATATCTCCTCTTCCCAAAAACGAAATACATTTTAAAGCCAGTTGGATTGCCCCTCCCAAGGTTTCTTTGACCACCTATGGCGTTTATCATTTCAGGAAAAGACTAGAGTTAGCATCGAAACCGGAGGCATTTGCCATCCGGATTTCAGCGGATAACCGTTATCTGCTGTATATAAATGGAGTATCTGTACTTTCCGGTCCCCAACGGTCTGACCTCACACATTGGAGGTATGATACATTGGATATTGCCTCGTATCTTCATAAAGGCAGCAATAGTATTGCCATTCAGGTATGGAATCAGGGAGAAGGAATGGCATGGGCACAACTGTCATTGCAGACAGGCTTGTGGGTAGAAGGTATTGGAGCAGCCTCGATTATCAATACGGACACGACCTGGAAAGTAATTAAGAACCAAGCCTATAGCCCCCTTATCAGTACATTACATATTACCGGACCATTTGATCAGATTACAGCTGAAAAATATCCGTGGGGCTGGCAAGATCCAGACTATGCCGATGATACATGGATGTATGCGATTGAAACAGAAAAAGCCATTTCTGAAAAAGCCATTCCTGTTCATCACGCCAACGCATCAGAAAGGCAGTTGTTGCCACGTAACATTCCATTTATGGAAGAAAAACAACAGACCTTTGCTCATATCAGAAGAGCCGAGGGAATAGCAGTGGACGACAGATTTTTAAGAGGTGATCATCCATTATATCTATCTTCCCAACAAAAAGGTACACTTCTGATTGATCAGGGTGTATTGACAACAGCCTATCCGCAGTTAGTGGTAAGTGGAGGAAAAGGGTGTACAATAACTGTTACCTATTCGGAAGCATTGTATGCCGATACAAATGGAGGAAAAGGAAATCGCAATAAAACTGAAGGTAAACATAGCAAGGGAGACAAGGATGTATTTATACTAGATGGAGGAGACAAAAGACTTTTCTGCCCATTGTATTACCGCACTTTTCGGTATGTAGAACTCAAGATAGAAAATGCTCAGTTTCCATTAACCATTCATACGTATAACAGCCGTTTTACAGCCTATCCATTCATTGAAAAAGCAAGATTTGCTTCCAGTGATACCAACTTACATGCCATTTGGGAGGTGGGTTGGCGTACAAGCCGCTTATGTGCATTTGAAACCTATATGGATTGTCCCTACTATGAGCAAATGCAATATATTGGGGATACCCGTATTCAGGCACTAATTTCATTGTATGTTTCAGGAGATGACAGACTGATGAAAAATGCGCTTGAGCAGTTTGATCAGTCACGTATTCCGGAAGGGCTGACCCAAAGCCGCTACCCTTCTGGTAAGAAACAGATTATTCCTCCATTTTCTCTTTTCTGGATTGCTATGCTGCATGATTACTGGATGCTAGGCAGTGATCCGGATTTTGTAAAGCGTTTTTTACCAGCAGTCAATGAAATTATACAATGGCATAGCAAGTATGTAAACCAGCAACACATTCTAACTCAAATGCCCTACTGGAACTTTGTGGACTGGCCTAAAGAGTGGCCCTGGAAAGGAGATGAAAATATAAGTGGTATACCTGCCGGAGCATTGGAAGGGAACTCTGCAATTTTAACCTTGCAATATGTCTACGCCTTACAAAAAGCAAGGGATTTGTATTATGCTTTTAGTAAGGTTGAAGAAGCAAAAAGACTTGAGCAACTCGAGGAAAAGATACGAATCACTACCTATAAAACATGTTGGGATCAGACAAAAGGAATGATGGCGGATACGCCTGAAAAAGCAGCGTTTAGCCAGCATGTAAATGCATTAGCAGTACTAACAGGCACTATTCCCCAAAAAGATGAAAAGAAGGTACTACTTCAAATAGAAAAAGACACCAGCATCATTCAGTGTACTCTCTATTACCGCTTTTATTTGATTCAAGCCTTTAAAAAAGCTGGCCTGGGTAACGAATACCTCCGACTACTTACCCCATGGTATCATATGATAGATTTAGGCCTGACCACTTTTGCAGAACGCCCAGAGCCTACCCGATCGGACTGCCATGGATGGAGTGCCAGCCCTACCTATGATCTTCTAGCTACTGTATGCGGCATAGAGCCTCAGCAACCAGGATTTAAGCGGGTACAAATAGCTCCTAACTTTGGCAATCTGCAATGGATTCAGGCAAGTATACCTCATCCTGCAGGCAAGATTGCTCTTCATCTCGAAAAAAAGGGCAAAACGATCAAAGGACAAATAACCTTACCCCAAGGAATTGAAGGAGTACTGATCTGGCATTCTAAAACAATGATATTAAAAGGAGGGACACAAAAAATCCAGTTGAATGGAGACTAG
- a CDS encoding AraC family transcriptional regulator: MKISVIDKQGSGIALQFAKAIGATISGRFIYIPESKGSGYITGFSWGNDMSVMIRNYHLKEDILIERTNEFAEGQENVVFLLSGVFPSLIQSDEHLSTEQANILICRQGVAAVMTMPSNTLFGSVTIRVSRQYLNQLFEQLDHPVVASVLEAKDNFVYETSLSSQIIHTTSDMLHQSVPEALESCYYKLKCEELLCYIFAILMQREAVSTSVMHIEDIKAIYAVKTHLQSHLNEPPHIATLAREAGMSQPKLRKLFKQTFGKGVFDYYQSVRMQEAARLLKEKRLSVSEVGYLLGFTNLSHFSRVFEEYIGIKPKRYSSEQ; this comes from the coding sequence ATGAAAATATCAGTTATTGATAAGCAAGGATCAGGCATCGCACTGCAATTTGCCAAAGCTATTGGGGCAACTATCAGCGGACGTTTTATATACATTCCGGAAAGTAAAGGGTCAGGTTATATCACCGGCTTTTCGTGGGGAAATGATATGAGTGTCATGATCCGCAATTATCACCTGAAAGAGGATATTTTGATTGAACGGACAAATGAATTCGCTGAAGGACAAGAAAATGTTGTTTTTTTACTGAGTGGTGTTTTTCCCTCACTCATACAGTCTGACGAACACTTATCAACCGAACAAGCAAATATCCTAATCTGCAGGCAGGGTGTTGCTGCCGTTATGACTATGCCTTCGAACACCCTATTTGGAAGTGTAACAATCCGGGTTTCCCGACAATACCTGAATCAGCTTTTTGAACAACTAGATCATCCGGTAGTAGCCAGTGTTTTGGAAGCCAAAGACAACTTCGTTTATGAAACCAGCCTATCCTCCCAGATCATACATACCACCAGTGATATGTTGCACCAATCCGTTCCGGAAGCTCTTGAAAGTTGTTACTACAAGTTGAAATGTGAAGAATTGTTATGCTATATCTTTGCGATACTGATGCAACGTGAGGCTGTATCTACAAGTGTTATGCATATTGAAGATATTAAAGCTATTTATGCTGTTAAAACTCATTTACAATCCCATCTGAATGAACCTCCACATATTGCAACTCTAGCAAGGGAAGCAGGTATGAGTCAGCCCAAACTGAGAAAGCTTTTCAAACAAACTTTTGGAAAAGGGGTCTTCGACTATTACCAATCAGTACGAATGCAGGAAGCTGCCAGATTGCTTAAAGAAAAACGGCTAAGTGTTTCTGAGGTAGGTTACCTGTTAGGATTTACCAATCTTAGTCATTTTTCAAGAGTTTTCGAAGAATATATAGGCATCAAACCCAAAAGGTATTCCAGCGAACAATAA
- a CDS encoding SusD/RagB family nutrient-binding outer membrane lipoprotein, which yields MHTQFIKISKIPGMVRVLSVLILSVLTLVSCENGFDQLNINKTNPTAINPVFSLNNAVINSSFNQSSILYEMGIVQQLVTPNSGFVTGANFNQDNRDQTNGNWVKFFQSAIRHTQDVLNQKATLENRPNLIQMARILQAYNFMVLTDTYGDIPYSEAGKGYSELILYPKYDTQQSIYTDIIKELNEASTALDASKPIESADVLYGGNVTQWKKFANSLLLRAGMRLVKADAALAMQTAVKAIEGGLIDANADNAIIRHDANYTNPIGVTLNSTEAANLYLTAPFVNQLKSTNDPRLRAIAVRYVGAKSGPEQKAAIASTDPSVQVGMPMGYDNATIGTKVTELNLASFYDFSQVDRTRMAKILAPTFLVTASQTQLLLAEAVQRGWTTGDVAELYNKGVRLHMEQMALFDANSAVTTQQADAYLNANPFDASKALEQINTQYWISSFLNGPETWANFRRSGFPALTPNPYPGKTIKGNFINRLTYPNSEISVNKTNVDAAISRQGADDLDSKVWWDK from the coding sequence ATGCATACTCAATTTATAAAGATATCCAAAATTCCAGGTATGGTACGGGTACTTTCAGTTCTTATACTGTCTGTCCTGACACTTGTTTCATGTGAGAATGGTTTTGACCAACTCAATATCAATAAGACGAATCCAACAGCCATCAATCCGGTGTTTAGTCTTAACAATGCGGTAATTAATTCTTCCTTCAATCAGTCATCTATACTTTACGAAATGGGTATTGTCCAGCAACTGGTCACACCCAATTCTGGGTTTGTAACAGGAGCTAACTTTAATCAGGACAACCGGGACCAGACGAATGGAAACTGGGTTAAGTTTTTCCAATCGGCTATTAGACACACTCAGGATGTTTTGAACCAAAAGGCAACCTTGGAAAACCGTCCAAACCTGATTCAGATGGCCCGCATCCTGCAAGCCTACAATTTTATGGTACTTACAGATACCTATGGGGATATTCCTTATTCTGAGGCAGGCAAAGGTTATTCAGAACTGATACTTTATCCCAAGTATGACACACAACAATCTATTTATACAGATATCATCAAAGAGTTAAATGAAGCCTCAACAGCACTGGATGCTAGCAAACCCATCGAATCGGCGGATGTATTGTATGGGGGAAATGTGACTCAGTGGAAAAAATTCGCTAACTCCTTACTTTTACGGGCTGGTATGCGATTAGTGAAGGCCGATGCAGCACTGGCAATGCAAACTGCCGTAAAGGCGATTGAGGGAGGTCTCATTGATGCAAATGCAGATAATGCAATCATCCGGCATGATGCTAACTATACAAATCCTATTGGTGTTACACTTAATAGTACTGAGGCTGCAAACCTGTATCTGACTGCTCCGTTTGTCAATCAGTTGAAAAGCACCAATGACCCTCGCCTGAGAGCCATTGCCGTGCGCTATGTGGGAGCTAAATCCGGACCCGAACAGAAAGCGGCCATTGCCTCTACAGATCCTTCTGTTCAGGTAGGCATGCCAATGGGTTACGATAATGCTACCATTGGTACTAAAGTAACAGAACTGAATTTAGCTAGTTTTTATGATTTTAGTCAGGTTGACAGAACACGGATGGCCAAGATATTGGCTCCTACTTTTTTGGTAACGGCTTCACAAACCCAACTTCTACTGGCTGAAGCTGTACAAAGAGGCTGGACTACGGGTGATGTAGCTGAGCTATACAACAAAGGGGTAAGATTGCATATGGAACAGATGGCTTTGTTTGATGCGAATTCCGCAGTTACTACTCAACAGGCAGATGCATACCTGAACGCCAATCCGTTTGATGCTAGCAAAGCCCTCGAACAGATCAATACACAATACTGGATCAGTTCGTTTTTGAACGGCCCAGAGACCTGGGCAAATTTTCGCCGAAGTGGCTTTCCTGCGTTGACTCCTAATCCGTATCCAGGAAAAACAATCAAAGGGAATTTCATCAATCGGCTGACTTATCCAAATTCTGAAATCTCTGTCAATAAAACCAATGTTGATGCAGCCATTTCACGACAGGGAGCCGATGATCTGGATTCTAAAGTGTGGTGGGATAAATAA
- a CDS encoding RagB/SusD family nutrient uptake outer membrane protein, with product MKKITLFLLAAGLLLASSCSNDALDIKNQNAYSDATYFKTATQFNEAVIATYSVFLHQGMYSRDWYFLFDLLGNDAERDAPLLGDLLQLHDYSYGTTQQQITSLWGSLYRMIYRANLVIDKAGQWSPELPEEITKKNQYLAEAHFLKGFAEFQLVALWGRVPLRPDYFSSTAYAAPRATIAEGWEVVEADLKAAIEGLPLTYASADLGRATQGAAIALLGKAYLYQKKYALASTELEKLTKAPFAYALNPNFDNQFSESNGTSPETVFDIPHKWVDAATGQQTYYFGGQEAWGGLATHSGRAQEYGWNDWRNVFISNAAVQAFTYLDEEGESYTDPRAKLTFYGDAASGGDTDFCQTCPASKITPLPSYAANSPNGGPFPYPFEAAGYRWRKYENYEVVEQFGGPQSNINSQVIRFADVLLLLAESYIQQSNMEAGLQLINQVRARVNAFPYTQLGNQTEAMKLLMRERQLELCGEQSRWFDLNRWGIAKQTINPEKQAAIGSQPLTDKYLLLPIPEAEKLTNSAVASDIADDWN from the coding sequence ATGAAAAAAATAACATTATTCCTGCTAGCAGCTGGACTTTTACTGGCTAGTAGCTGCTCAAATGATGCGCTTGATATAAAAAATCAAAATGCCTATAGTGATGCTACCTATTTTAAAACAGCTACTCAATTCAACGAAGCTGTTATTGCAACCTATTCTGTATTCCTGCATCAGGGCATGTATTCCCGTGACTGGTATTTTCTATTTGATTTACTAGGTAACGATGCCGAGCGCGATGCCCCATTATTAGGGGACTTACTACAGTTGCACGATTATAGCTATGGTACTACCCAACAACAGATAACTAGCTTGTGGGGGTCACTCTACCGCATGATCTACCGCGCCAATCTGGTAATTGACAAAGCCGGACAATGGTCGCCAGAGCTTCCAGAAGAGATAACTAAAAAGAATCAGTACCTCGCGGAAGCTCACTTTCTGAAAGGGTTTGCCGAGTTTCAGCTAGTTGCATTATGGGGACGAGTACCACTCAGACCAGATTACTTTAGTTCAACAGCTTATGCGGCTCCGCGAGCCACGATTGCCGAGGGTTGGGAAGTTGTGGAAGCAGACCTGAAGGCAGCTATTGAAGGTTTGCCTTTAACGTATGCCAGTGCAGACCTAGGTCGTGCCACACAAGGCGCTGCCATTGCCTTGCTTGGCAAGGCCTATCTGTATCAGAAAAAATATGCTCTTGCTTCTACTGAGCTGGAAAAACTTACCAAGGCGCCTTTTGCGTATGCGTTAAATCCGAATTTTGACAATCAGTTTTCTGAAAGCAATGGTACGAGTCCCGAAACGGTTTTTGATATACCTCATAAATGGGTAGATGCTGCTACCGGACAACAAACCTATTATTTTGGTGGACAGGAAGCATGGGGTGGACTTGCCACCCACTCAGGTCGTGCACAAGAGTATGGATGGAACGATTGGCGAAATGTATTTATTTCCAACGCTGCCGTGCAGGCGTTTACCTATTTGGACGAAGAGGGAGAATCCTATACAGATCCTCGGGCAAAATTGACTTTTTATGGAGATGCTGCCAGTGGTGGCGATACAGATTTCTGTCAGACATGTCCTGCCAGCAAGATAACTCCACTGCCTTCCTATGCAGCCAACTCGCCCAATGGCGGACCATTCCCCTACCCGTTTGAAGCAGCAGGATATCGGTGGCGTAAGTATGAAAATTATGAGGTGGTAGAACAGTTTGGAGGTCCACAAAGTAATATCAATTCTCAGGTAATTCGCTTTGCTGATGTACTGTTGTTACTGGCAGAGTCCTACATCCAGCAATCCAATATGGAAGCGGGACTACAACTGATCAACCAGGTGCGTGCTCGTGTGAATGCTTTCCCTTATACACAACTGGGTAACCAAACCGAAGCGATGAAGCTGCTGATGCGTGAAAGACAACTGGAACTATGTGGTGAACAATCCCGCTGGTTTGATTTGAATCGCTGGGGTATTGCCAAACAGACTATCAATCCTGAAAAACAGGCAGCTATTGGCTCACAACCATTAACAGACAAGTACTTACTGTTACCAATTCCCGAAGCTGAGAAATTAACTAATTCGGCTGTCGCAAGTGACATTGCGGACGATTGGAATTAA
- a CDS encoding NAD(P)/FAD-dependent oxidoreductase gives MLLENKQVAIIGGGPGGLTLARLLQLKGVNVKVYERDLTKDVRVQGATLDLHYDSGLNAIAKAGLLEAFKHAYRPGAEKGRVVDQYANIVYDEHTKDSNQGFGNELFRPEIDRGDLRDILLASLKPDTVVWNSYLVALSQSGNGWKLEFKNGSMAVADIVIGADGANSKVRSVITSVKPFYAGITIFQGNVEDAGTKAPTIDRLLKGGKIYVHSGGKYLHISSKGDGSIDFYMSSQLDENWVKNSGIDFTDRSQLMVWCQKVLAGWADVWFELFENVSLPLLIRPQYCVPLDQTWEAHSTITLLGDAAHIMPPSGEGVNLAMLDALELSECLTTGNFNNVQSAIAAYEKQMQRRGLAEAQASLEMVQWMHGEGAMEKMVQLFG, from the coding sequence ATGCTGTTAGAAAATAAACAAGTAGCCATCATCGGCGGTGGTCCTGGTGGCTTGACGCTCGCAAGACTTTTACAGTTGAAAGGAGTAAATGTAAAAGTGTATGAAAGAGATCTTACCAAAGATGTACGGGTGCAAGGTGCCACCCTGGATCTGCATTATGATTCAGGATTGAACGCGATAGCGAAAGCAGGGTTATTAGAAGCGTTCAAACATGCTTACCGACCTGGTGCTGAAAAAGGGCGTGTAGTTGATCAGTATGCCAACATAGTTTATGACGAACATACTAAGGACTCAAATCAAGGTTTCGGTAATGAATTGTTCAGACCGGAAATTGACCGGGGAGATTTACGAGATATTTTGTTAGCTTCTCTCAAACCTGATACAGTTGTCTGGAACAGTTATTTAGTGGCTCTATCACAAAGTGGTAACGGTTGGAAACTGGAATTCAAAAACGGATCAATGGCTGTTGCTGATATTGTAATTGGAGCAGATGGGGCTAATTCTAAAGTTCGTTCCGTTATTACATCTGTTAAGCCTTTTTATGCAGGTATTACAATTTTTCAGGGAAATGTGGAAGATGCAGGAACAAAAGCCCCCACTATAGACAGATTACTGAAGGGTGGAAAAATCTATGTGCACAGTGGCGGAAAGTATTTACATATATCTTCAAAAGGGGATGGAAGCATTGATTTTTATATGAGCAGTCAACTAGACGAAAACTGGGTGAAAAACAGTGGAATCGATTTTACAGACAGATCCCAACTGATGGTATGGTGCCAGAAAGTGCTTGCCGGATGGGCAGATGTATGGTTCGAACTGTTCGAAAATGTAAGCTTGCCACTACTAATCCGTCCACAATATTGTGTCCCATTGGATCAGACCTGGGAAGCACACTCAACTATAACTCTGCTGGGAGATGCAGCCCACATCATGCCACCTTCTGGTGAGGGTGTAAATTTAGCTATGCTGGATGCTTTGGAATTAAGCGAATGTCTTACTACAGGAAACTTTAATAATGTACAATCTGCTATTGCTGCCTATGAAAAACAGATGCAGAGAAGAGGTCTGGCAGAGGCTCAAGCATCACTAGAGATGGTACAATGGATGCATGGTGAAGGTGCAATGGAGAAAATGGTCCAGCTATTTGGCTGA
- a CDS encoding DUF421 domain-containing protein: MQNEWAEVFIKDLDWTIVVQIIVRTFIMFLLVITFLRLSGKKGIRQLSLFEVAIIISLGSAAGDPMFSKDAAILPSLIVIITVLVFYRVIIWLTSKSEKIESMLEGDPIYIIEDGEFILTDDKDAQYAKDEFFAEMRQQNIEHLGQIKTAILETNGTISFFYYPEEEVRYGLPVMPKLYIQKVRTIPNNKPYACSYCGRVIEAIHSVEACTKCHKSEWVAAINTLRIT; this comes from the coding sequence ATGCAGAACGAATGGGCAGAAGTTTTTATAAAAGATTTAGATTGGACAATCGTAGTACAAATAATAGTGAGAACATTTATTATGTTCTTGTTGGTAATCACTTTTTTGCGTTTGTCTGGTAAGAAAGGAATTCGTCAGTTATCCCTTTTTGAGGTAGCAATTATTATCTCGCTGGGGTCTGCTGCGGGCGATCCTATGTTTAGTAAAGATGCAGCTATTCTCCCTTCGCTGATTGTAATTATAACCGTATTGGTATTTTATCGGGTTATTATCTGGCTCACAAGCAAAAGTGAAAAAATAGAGAGTATGCTGGAAGGTGATCCTATCTACATTATTGAAGACGGAGAATTTATACTGACCGATGACAAAGATGCCCAATATGCCAAAGATGAATTTTTTGCGGAGATGCGTCAGCAGAATATTGAGCATCTGGGACAAATCAAAACGGCTATTCTGGAAACCAATGGGACTATTAGCTTTTTCTATTACCCGGAAGAAGAGGTTAGATATGGATTACCTGTCATGCCTAAACTGTACATACAAAAAGTACGGACTATACCAAACAATAAACCTTATGCTTGTTCCTATTGTGGCCGTGTTATAGAAGCCATACATTCAGTAGAGGCCTGTACCAAATGCCATAAGTCAGAGTGGGTTGCGGCTATCAACACCCTCCGGATTACTTAA
- a CDS encoding VOC family protein has translation MEETNITIQHPLRNEASEFSTMRGGHVALRAADYAGIVKWYQEKLDFRLIQEWPFGDLQLAFLAPPNDDNFCVEILGGGQPLPQPDYTDLNESLQPAGYHHFCLEVLNIDQTVAELRRRGVNVLGEPFDFPTISKRLAFFADPYGNLIELASRLK, from the coding sequence ATGGAAGAGACAAACATCACAATCCAGCATCCTTTAAGGAATGAAGCTAGTGAATTTAGTACAATGAGAGGAGGACATGTCGCTCTACGTGCAGCAGATTATGCAGGTATAGTTAAATGGTATCAGGAAAAGCTAGACTTTCGTCTTATACAGGAATGGCCATTTGGAGACTTACAACTGGCATTTCTCGCACCGCCAAACGACGATAACTTTTGTGTAGAAATACTTGGCGGAGGGCAACCCTTACCACAGCCCGACTATACTGACTTGAATGAAAGCTTACAACCTGCTGGTTACCATCACTTTTGTCTTGAAGTACTCAACATTGACCAAACGGTTGCTGAGTTGCGTCGAAGAGGGGTAAATGTGCTCGGTGAACCGTTCGATTTTCCTACCATTAGTAAACGCCTGGCTTTTTTTGCTGATCCTTACGGTAACCTTATTGAGCTGGCATCCAGATTAAAATAA